One window of Legionella pneumophila subsp. pneumophila str. Philadelphia 1 genomic DNA carries:
- a CDS encoding proline--tRNA ligase, which translates to MRASQWFLVTQKETPNDAEIASHQLMLRSGMIRKLGSGLYTWMPLGLRVLRKVENIVREEMNKTHAMELLMPSVQPAELWQETGRWETFGGQLLTMKDSNQREYCFGPTHEEVITDIMRNELQSYKQLPVNFYQIQTKFRDEIRPRFGVMRAREFIMKDAYSFHLSLESLQETYKDMYQAYCRIFDRMGLKYRAVEADTGAIGGSASHEFQVLAESGEDLIFYSDASDYAANIEQATSLKPLKANQPCNETITLVDTPNQKTIDEVASFLGIASNQTIKTLIVKGKEHPMVALVLRGDDELNEVKAIKHPLVHAPLSFIDEELILKTLKTPLGSIGPIQLNIPVIVDHHALAMPSFVCGANQADKHFINAAWERDAKYDDAYDLRNVKEGDPSPDGKGTLHCCRGIEVGHVFQLGDKYAKAMNASVINEQGQLQTMIMGCYGLGITRVVAAAIEQHHDEHGIIWPQALAPFQVNIIPLNGARSQAVKEQAESLYQQLKSHGIDVLLDDRNERAGVLFADNDLIGIPHRLVVSERNLEQGCVEYKARISSETQLINLDKVVNFIIELINK; encoded by the coding sequence ATGCGCGCATCTCAATGGTTTTTGGTCACTCAAAAAGAAACTCCCAACGATGCAGAAATAGCATCCCATCAATTAATGCTAAGATCAGGAATGATTCGTAAGCTTGGCTCAGGACTTTATACCTGGATGCCACTTGGCCTTAGAGTGCTTCGTAAAGTTGAAAATATAGTTCGGGAAGAAATGAACAAAACTCATGCCATGGAACTGCTTATGCCATCAGTACAACCTGCTGAATTATGGCAAGAGACGGGACGTTGGGAAACCTTTGGTGGTCAATTATTAACTATGAAAGACAGTAATCAAAGAGAGTACTGCTTTGGGCCTACCCATGAAGAAGTCATTACCGATATCATGCGTAATGAATTGCAATCGTATAAACAATTGCCAGTCAATTTTTATCAAATACAAACCAAGTTTCGCGATGAAATCAGACCACGGTTTGGGGTAATGCGAGCCCGTGAGTTTATTATGAAAGATGCTTACTCCTTCCACCTCAGTCTTGAAAGCCTGCAAGAAACCTATAAAGATATGTATCAAGCCTATTGCAGGATTTTTGATAGAATGGGACTCAAATATCGAGCAGTTGAAGCTGATACGGGAGCCATTGGCGGTTCAGCATCCCATGAGTTTCAGGTATTGGCTGAATCGGGTGAAGATCTGATTTTTTATAGTGACGCCAGCGACTATGCTGCAAATATTGAACAAGCGACCAGCTTAAAACCACTCAAAGCGAATCAACCATGTAATGAAACAATCACATTGGTCGATACTCCAAATCAAAAAACAATTGATGAAGTGGCCAGCTTCCTTGGTATTGCCAGTAATCAAACCATCAAAACCTTGATTGTCAAAGGCAAAGAACATCCTATGGTGGCTCTGGTCTTAAGAGGGGATGATGAACTCAATGAGGTTAAAGCGATAAAACATCCCTTAGTCCACGCTCCCTTGTCCTTTATTGATGAAGAACTGATTTTAAAAACGTTAAAAACCCCTCTAGGCTCCATAGGGCCAATCCAGTTAAACATCCCTGTCATTGTTGATCATCATGCCTTAGCCATGCCTTCCTTTGTCTGTGGCGCCAATCAGGCAGATAAACACTTTATCAATGCTGCATGGGAGCGCGATGCAAAATACGATGATGCCTATGATTTACGCAATGTTAAAGAAGGTGACCCAAGCCCTGATGGGAAAGGAACACTTCACTGCTGTCGTGGAATAGAGGTAGGACACGTTTTCCAATTGGGTGATAAATACGCCAAAGCCATGAATGCGTCTGTTATTAATGAGCAAGGACAATTGCAAACCATGATCATGGGCTGCTATGGATTAGGGATCACTCGTGTGGTCGCTGCCGCGATTGAGCAGCATCATGACGAACACGGAATCATCTGGCCTCAAGCTTTAGCACCTTTTCAAGTCAATATTATTCCTCTTAATGGCGCGAGATCACAAGCCGTTAAAGAACAGGCGGAGTCACTTTATCAACAACTCAAATCTCATGGCATCGATGTATTACTCGATGATCGTAATGAAAGAGCAGGTGTATTATTTGCTGATAATGACTTGATAGGGATTCCTCACCGATTAGTGGTCAGTGAGAGAAACCTGGAGCAAGGCTGTGTTGAGTACAAGGCTCGAATTTCAAGCGAAACTCAACTGATCAATCTGGATAAGGTGGTTAATTTTATTATTGAGTTAATTAATAAATAA